The genomic interval CGGGCGATTTGAATAAAAAGACGAAAGCTGATAAGAAATATGCTGACCTGCCAGAAAGCCATTTCTATGTCTTCAGTTGGCATTCCTGCATATTGCTCAGCCGAGTATCTTACATCAACAATATACCAAAGAAAAACGGTAAAGTAAGCCACCAAGGAGAACATTCCTGTCAGGCGCCGCCATTTTCGCAAGGCCTCCAATGTTAATATGACCAGCAACCCAACCGCAGCATAGAAGGAGGCTGGCATAATTACTACGTCGTTACTATTATATATTTCAGTGTTCATATATATAATATCTTTATATGTGTGTTTTCAATATTTTTATCAGTTCATCGTTATATCTTGAATAGTCGTATTCTTTTGCCCTCAGCATTGCATTTTCACCCATTTGTTTGCATAATTTTCTATCTCTGGACATAATTTCAAGCACTTCAACAATTTTATCTTTGTTTCTTATTGGTACAATAAAACCATCTATCATATTTCTAACAATACTCCCGGTATTAGGTGTGCAAATTATTGGTAGGCCGTACGACATAGCCTCATATGTAACAGTTGCCGAGCCTTCGCAGATAGATGGCAGCAGAAATACATCAGCCCACCTGTAGTATCTCTCAATCTCAGAATGAGGGACAGCGCCGACAAGATGAACGTGATCGCAAATTTTTTTTTGTGCATTTCTAGATATTTGTAGCGGACCAACCAATTTGAACTCGGCATTCTTTGATAGCACTTTCGCGGCCTCAAGCAAATAGGGGATACCTTTTCTTAAACATACTGTGCCTACTGTAAGGACATGTAGTTTTGACGAAGTTTTTTTGATATTAATCTTTTCCGAGTATTTCACGCCATACGGAATAACCGTACATTTTTCAGGATTCACTCCACATTGGATTAGACCATTTCGTACGTATTCAGATCCACAAATAATTCTATCGGCTATTCTCCACTCAGCCCTTTCTCGTTCTGAATAATCATTGGCGAAATAATTTTTTTCATCCTCCTCCCAACCGGGCCACATTTCTCTTTCTTCTTTTATTAATTGATTTACTATCTTATACGGGGCAATTGTCTGCTCAAGAATACACGCCATTGCTTTTTCTTTTGCTTTAACCATTGTTTCATAGCCTGCGCTGTTAAATGTATAAAGCGCTTTAGCCAGTCCCCAGTTATTTTCATTTATCAGCCTGCAAAAACAGCGACCAGC from Verrucomicrobiia bacterium carries:
- a CDS encoding glycosyltransferase family 4 protein, whose amino-acid sequence is MQYAVPRILAKAGLLNILYTDIYASNRIIKIIQDYRLDKHNATLKRLILRNNNELNGCIIRQFPLFGLEYYLRLQKAKNETERTKVYLWAGRCFCRLINENNWGLAKALYTFNSAGYETMVKAKEKAMACILEQTIAPYKIVNQLIKEEREMWPGWEEDEKNYFANDYSERERAEWRIADRIICGSEYVRNGLIQCGVNPEKCTVIPYGVKYSEKINIKKTSSKLHVLTVGTVCLRKGIPYLLEAAKVLSKNAEFKLVGPLQISRNAQKKICDHVHLVGAVPHSEIERYYRWADVFLLPSICEGSATVTYEAMSYGLPIICTPNTGSIVRNMIDGFIVPIRNKDKIVEVLEIMSRDRKLCKQMGENAMLRAKEYDYSRYNDELIKILKTHI